In the Bacillus shivajii genome, one interval contains:
- a CDS encoding WxL domain-containing protein, whose product MKKIVTVLSILTISLGLFANPSLASEGSTSGNAEVTGGQLSIEVPNATTFAGVTLDGTVQTTTASLDSLKIVDPTGTGAGWNVQVSASPIQKDDGTHTLPKESLNLAAPSSVIAGTGSSSAEYVTPKGGSLDVPVNVLSAAVDEGKGTFTAAFPTDALSLTLSPDTALAGQYETMFSWNLTAGPTQ is encoded by the coding sequence ATGAAAAAGATCGTAACTGTTTTATCAATATTAACAATATCATTAGGGTTGTTCGCAAATCCGTCATTAGCATCAGAAGGTAGTACGTCTGGTAATGCTGAAGTGACAGGTGGTCAACTCAGTATCGAAGTACCAAATGCAACTACTTTTGCAGGTGTAACATTAGACGGTACGGTTCAAACAACAACTGCATCATTAGATAGTTTGAAAATCGTTGACCCAACAGGAACAGGTGCTGGCTGGAACGTGCAAGTATCTGCATCTCCGATACAAAAAGATGACGGTACTCATACACTGCCTAAAGAGTCTCTTAACTTAGCAGCACCTTCATCAGTAATTGCTGGTACGGGCTCTTCAAGTGCAGAATATGTAACACCAAAAGGTGGTTCACTAGATGTTCCAGTAAATGTTTTAAGTGCTGCAGTCGATGAAGGAAAAGGAACATTCACAGCGGCTTTCCCTACTGATGCATTATCTTTAACATTAAGCCCAGATACAGCTTTAGCAGGTCAATATGAAACAATGTTTTCTTGGAACCTTACAGCAGGTCCAACTCAATAA
- a CDS encoding ICP22 family protein has translation MNLFVSHDIYLDECNMTCAILHVDPQIYTYEFSSELGEKHPSLNTLALSYIRHSIPNTKVKLIKVVVGSLLLTSIITTPLSISSATSAEELPPGQEDADGLPPGHTEETENPPHTEEDGAPEHADSTEENELPPGHTDDTENPEHAGEPGTPDHAEGGNDQEKGEDFMPFLGPIEIGDFSAVTLNGQIQQTVAQINSFPIYNEYPLTDGWHITVKAEPLTNQHGHRLPPGSLNIEAPVLSNIEEHSSAASELKVRGGAIDLNDGLKLVSASAGGGIGSFLVSFGSHALGLTLEPEHTMEGTYSTTIIVNITAGP, from the coding sequence ATGAACCTGTTTGTATCTCATGATATCTATCTTGATGAGTGTAATATGACGTGCGCTATATTACATGTAGATCCTCAAATTTATACGTATGAATTTTCTAGCGAGCTTGGTGAGAAACATCCAAGTTTAAACACTCTTGCCTTGAGCTATATCCGACACTCGATTCCGAATACAAAAGTAAAATTGATAAAAGTGGTTGTTGGCTCTTTATTATTGACTTCTATAATTACAACACCGTTGAGTATTTCAAGCGCAACCTCTGCCGAAGAACTCCCCCCAGGTCAAGAAGATGCGGATGGTTTGCCCCCAGGACATACTGAAGAAACTGAAAACCCTCCTCATACAGAGGAAGATGGGGCGCCTGAACATGCCGATTCAACGGAGGAGAATGAATTACCTCCTGGTCATACAGATGATACGGAGAACCCAGAACATGCAGGGGAACCTGGGACGCCTGATCATGCAGAAGGGGGTAATGACCAAGAGAAAGGTGAGGACTTCATGCCTTTTTTAGGGCCAATTGAAATTGGGGACTTTTCCGCAGTTACATTAAATGGACAAATTCAACAAACCGTTGCACAAATTAACTCATTTCCAATATACAATGAATATCCACTAACTGACGGATGGCATATAACAGTTAAAGCAGAACCGCTTACAAATCAACATGGACACCGTCTTCCTCCAGGGTCATTAAATATAGAGGCTCCAGTTCTTTCAAATATTGAAGAGCATTCATCGGCAGCAAGTGAGTTGAAAGTAAGAGGTGGAGCGATTGATTTAAACGACGGATTAAAATTGGTAAGTGCTTCAGCTGGAGGTGGAATTGGAAGTTTTCTTGTATCCTTTGGGTCACATGCGTTAGGTTTAACGCTAGAGCCGGAACATACAATGGAAGGTACATATTCGACGACAATAATCGTAAATATAACAGCTGGCCCTTAA
- a CDS encoding diguanylate cyclase domain-containing protein, whose protein sequence is MKHLLKEKHLPFLNEFIDCINDFVFVMEVTSDGEFKYVTLNSTAQASIGQKDVIGYKIEEVIPENYALILLEHYKQVIESKDKVIFEFSDNQMNTFEEVSLNPFFGENGEISYIVSITRDISKRKRVERELSINEQKYKSLVENNSDSVFALDLEGNFLSVNQAGERLSGYHKDELIGTNFSKLVLEECLEETYEHFLKAKAGSTEEYKVKVIHKNEEVALTLVKNVPIIVEGEVIGIYGIAKDITEEHEMNKIIKYNEEFYRNLIDQSPDPILIHQEGFIKYGNYAFMKLVEASSKEQLFGKALNDFIPFIGRSSVEERVNELLEGGHSEPVEGPIVTLDGEARQVEFFETTTTYKGKPAIHAVLRDITKRKELETKIEKMAFYDYLTDLPNRQLFKEHMEKAIENAKRKNTSFALLFIDGDEFKDVNDTVGHEGGDAFIKEFASRLSESVRNVDTVARIGGDEFNILLADINDEKQVVNIIERINENLSRPWEYDGYSMDMTMSVGIALYPDHGESMKSLVIKADDALYTVKERGGNDFQFYNESIGKTE, encoded by the coding sequence ATGAAACACTTATTAAAAGAAAAACATCTGCCATTTTTAAATGAATTTATCGATTGTATTAATGATTTTGTTTTTGTCATGGAAGTAACAAGTGACGGTGAATTTAAGTATGTTACTCTTAATTCAACAGCGCAGGCTTCAATAGGACAAAAAGACGTAATTGGGTATAAAATTGAAGAGGTTATTCCTGAAAATTATGCTCTTATTTTGTTAGAGCATTATAAGCAAGTCATTGAAAGTAAGGATAAAGTAATCTTTGAGTTTAGTGATAATCAAATGAACACATTTGAAGAGGTTTCCTTAAATCCGTTTTTTGGTGAAAATGGCGAGATTAGTTACATCGTTTCGATCACTCGTGACATCTCGAAAAGGAAAAGAGTAGAAAGAGAACTGTCGATTAACGAACAAAAATATAAATCATTAGTTGAGAATAACAGTGACAGTGTGTTTGCCCTTGACTTAGAAGGGAATTTCCTTTCAGTCAATCAAGCAGGTGAACGACTGTCTGGTTATCATAAAGATGAGTTAATAGGAACAAACTTTTCAAAATTGGTGTTAGAAGAATGTTTAGAGGAAACCTATGAACATTTTTTGAAAGCTAAAGCTGGAAGTACAGAAGAATATAAAGTGAAGGTTATCCATAAAAATGAGGAGGTCGCTCTTACTTTAGTGAAGAATGTTCCGATTATTGTAGAAGGAGAGGTAATCGGAATTTATGGAATCGCGAAAGATATAACAGAAGAACATGAAATGAATAAAATTATTAAGTACAATGAAGAGTTTTATCGTAACTTAATCGATCAATCTCCAGACCCGATCCTTATTCATCAAGAAGGGTTTATTAAATACGGAAACTATGCATTCATGAAGCTTGTAGAAGCTTCTAGTAAAGAACAGCTATTCGGAAAAGCATTAAATGATTTTATCCCATTTATTGGTCGGAGTTCGGTAGAAGAGCGAGTAAATGAACTTTTAGAAGGTGGGCATTCTGAACCTGTAGAGGGCCCTATCGTTACGTTAGATGGTGAAGCACGTCAAGTGGAGTTTTTTGAAACGACGACAACATATAAAGGAAAGCCTGCAATCCATGCTGTTTTACGTGACATTACGAAACGAAAAGAACTCGAGACAAAAATTGAGAAAATGGCATTTTATGATTATTTAACGGATTTACCTAACAGGCAACTGTTTAAAGAACATATGGAAAAAGCGATTGAAAACGCTAAGCGTAAAAATACATCCTTTGCTTTATTGTTTATAGATGGAGACGAATTTAAAGACGTGAATGACACGGTTGGTCATGAGGGTGGAGACGCGTTTATAAAAGAATTCGCTTCAAGACTTAGTGAAAGTGTACGGAATGTTGATACGGTTGCTAGAATCGGTGGTGATGAATTTAATATTTTGTTAGCGGATATTAACGACGAGAAACAAGTAGTGAATATCATTGAACGGATTAATGAGAATTTAAGCAGGCCTTGGGAATATGACGGCTACTCAATGGATATGACGATGAGCGTAGGGATTGCATTATATCCTGATCATGGTGAGAGTATGAAATCATTAGTGATCAAAGCCGATGATGCCTTATATACTGTAAAAGAAAGAGGCGGAAATGATTTTCAGTTTTACAATGAAAGTATTGGAAAAACAGAATAG